A single region of the Penaeus vannamei isolate JL-2024 chromosome 23, ASM4276789v1, whole genome shotgun sequence genome encodes:
- the Fancd2 gene encoding Fanconi anemia group D2 protein isoform X2 translates to MCILLNMFNLYDTTPELTPAILDALGHLTLAPDSLEDVRHSVLKSLQAARPEQLPVVVKFLLHNTPQTMAYQVVSDMREKINLPGDGAGTKKSPKKGNKRKDSSNEDDAAYEILLFTNIKMAALIYKFLTNAWLKAVQDVDDIHSVRTFDFLLLLVLYDAAPSRRRPIESIFRNKIRLGLFSDLMLEKTVTNHGVVLKEYFQSVKKMASLLLRSPEPLVSQAGASLYRYCFIHLDGYQKQEIVLTLLKHLGDSTTVRIAALSLLCSLAHDHTAEMSKFTIFLKGSLDMVDELSMVEVKKLLDVVSRLAFSDSSHAALQDELAIMVRKQLSHTDIKYKLIGVLNAVQAVKNMVETEDSRSSLETTSSTDLESSSTLKEAENLLHLVLSSTAKSPTASALFMDEMASIILKEGMNSKFEEWVCEKMTDDFQETFVLDATDSQPPCDLLPIEGFWNLDEGAEGGIVMNLAPMIIKAEPTRHDAGGNESKLVSLAPQFRLLRMLESRLHDGDLGNVDALLGCPVYLPTDATYDKFTSLSQAEQHASLSCLFYTINWFRELINAFVTQKDPDIKSKVYQRLQQVIKLEKRLAQCLPASPSYSPPLAVFDLDKSASLPVVTHPTVKKAKKAKKPPAKKGKKGKAKENDGETQLGSQANSQPTTQPTTQPTLLGDPDDKESTEKEVSSVADMSSCRPFLRELHLDVFGLLFRKLALDTDIEGQGQLTLPEAEFLLKDLNMKLSHVFEAGSKRVSTLGNAGDKNIGHSHLDLFTPAEIAQRAHRFLKPICVHLEAISEFFQSLIADNDGIMDAPGMFSERTKPLIKVYSLLFTTLSVFLSWPGLQQEENNQILIVVLKTIGKKLEGEAVSGMGKEELVSVVFRYISNFHASVVSISTAVMLVQALVALTVLQPDGDLKEKLVEVLEQLLKREWYSTGGERERGSVYNHHVFSLLQIYLKESSNPLDLVDTICSEALEEFMDATGRDPRSETYPTLNKGTLGMYYRSLLLYLVSGTKKALSAQGPASAANREECLNVWSTAIKVFCTLVGTLKKYDTRNLLGPCLKYSRTFLELFLRNAMPLLDSCLRMHNQEVVTLLKNLQTSTRLLQHVCTHSKVNQDTSLTRYVPPMKKSLEMLVYRVKAMLAMNKCSGAFWMGNLKNRDLHGEELLSQSAREDEENESEQAEGEGEEEEEEDVEDDQSDVELDEDEDSKSSCKEEPEEERTDYSVSF, encoded by the exons ATGTGCATTTTGCTGAATATGTT TAACCTCTATGATACAACCCCAGAGCTGACTCCAGCGATTCTTGATGCGCTTGGACATTTGACACTTGCTCCTGATAGTCTTGAAGATGTCCGCCATTCTGTGCTTAAATCTCTTCAGGCAGCCCGACCTGAACAGCTTCCAGTGGTTGTTAAGTTTCTTCTCCATAACACGCCACAGACTATGGCTTATCAG GTGGTCAGTGACATGAGAGAAAAGATCAATCTTCCGGGAGATGGCGCAGGTACCAAGAAATCACcaaagaaggggaataaaagaaaagatagcagtaatgaagatgatgcagCATACGAGATCTTGCTCTTTACAAACATCAAGATGGCTGCACTCATATATAAGTTTCTTACTAATGCATGGTTAAAG GCTGTACAAGATGTGGATGATATACACAGTGTTAGAACCTTTGATTTTCTGTTGCTTTTGGTCCTGTACGATGCTGCTCCCTCACGTCGCCGTCCCATTGAGAGCATCTTTCGAAACAAAATTAGACTTGGTCTTTTCTCTGATCTTATGCTCGAGAAAACTGTTACAAATCATGGTGTA GTGCTGAAGGAATATTTTCAGTCAGTGAAAAAAATGGCCAGCTTACTTTTGCGGTCCCCAGAACCCCTTGTTAGCCAGGCTGGAGCTTCGTTATATAG GTATTGTTTTATCCATCTTGATGGATATCAGAAGCAAGAGATTGTTTTGACCTTGTTGAAACATTTAGGAGACAGTACAACAGTCAGGATAGCTGCTCTTTCGCTTTTGTGTTCACTTGCACATGATCACACGGCTGAAATGTCAAAGTTCACCATATTTTTAAAG GGTTCTCTAGACATGGTTGATGAGCTGAGTATGGTAGAGGTGAAAAAACTGCTGGATGTTGTGAGTCGCTTGGCCTTCTCAGACTCTTCCCATGCTGCGCTTCAAGACGAACTGGCTATTATGGTTCGAAAACAGCTCTCACACACAGATATCAA ATATAAGCTGATAGGTGTGCTGAATGCTGTACAAGCAGTAAAGAATATGGTTGAGACGGAAGATAGTCGAAGCAGCCTCGAGACAACAAGCAGTACAGATCTTGAGTCGTCATCCACCCTTAAAGAGGCAGAAAATCTCCTGCATCTTGTCTTGTCATCCACTGCCAAATCACCAACTGCTTCAGCTTTATTCATGGATGAGATGGCCTCTATCATCCTGAAGGAAGGAATGAACTCCAAATTTGAG GAATGGGTGTGTGAGAAGATGACAGATGATTTTCAGGAGACCTTCGTGCTTGATGCAACAGATTCTCAACCTCCATGTGATTTGCTTCCCATTGAAGGTTTCTGGAATTTAGATGAAGGAGCTGAAGGAGGCATCGTCATGAATTTGGCTCCTATGATCATCAAGGCTGAACCTACTAGGCATGATGCAGGAGGCAATGA GAGCAAGTTAGTTTCCTTGGCCCCACAGTTCCGCCTTCTCCGTATGCTTGAAAGCCGACTGCATGACGGAGACCTCGGAAATGTTGATGCACTCCTTGGCTGTCCAGTTTATCTTCCAACAGACGCTACATATGACaaattcacttctctctctcaagcaGAGCAGCATGCATCATTGTCATGTCTCTTCTACACAATCAACTGGTTCCGTGAACTTATTAATGCCTTTGTCACACAAAAGGATCCAGACATAAAGTCTAAG GTATATCAACGGTTGCAGCAAGTAATCAAACTAGAGAAAAGGTTGGCTCAGTGTCTGCCTGCTTCTCCTTCATACAGCCCTCCACTGGCAGTATTTGATTTAGACAAATCAGCATCTCTGCCTGTGGTGACCCATCCAACTGTTAAAAAGGCAAAGAAGGCTAAAAAGCCCCCAGCCAAGAAGGG TaaaaagggaaaagcaaaagaaaatgatGGAGAAACCCAATTGGGGTCACAGGCTAATTCACAGCCTACAACACAGCCCACAACTCAGCCCACCCTCCTAGGAGATCCAGATGATAAGGAATCTACAGAAAAAGAG GTATCCTCGGTGGCAGATATGAGCAGTTGTCGACCATTCCTGAGGGAGCTTCATCTTGATGTATTTGGTTTACTCTTCAGGAAGTTAGCACTCGACACAGACATTGAA gGTCAAGGTCAGCTGACATTACCTGAGGCTGAGTTTCTGTTGAAGGATCTGAACATGAAACTTTCACATGTGTTTGAAGCTGGGAGCAAGAGAGTTTCGACATTGGGAAATGCTGGGGATAAAA ATATTGGCCACTCTCACCTGGACCTCTTCACACCAGCGGAAATTGCACAGAGAGCACATCGCTTCCTCAAGCCTATCTGCGTTCACCTGGAAGCAATTAGTGAATTTTTCCAG AGTTTAATAGCAGATAATGATGGTATAATGGATGCACCTGGAATGTTCAGTGAAAGAACAAAGCCTCTTATAAAggtttactctctcctcttcacaACGCTCTCAGTTTTCTTGTCATGGCCAGGGTtgcaacaagaagaaaacaaccaAATACTGATTG TTGTTCTGAAAACCATTGGTAAGAAACTGGAAGGAGAAGCAGTGAgtggaatgggaaaggaggaactGGTGTCTGTGGTGTTCCGTTACATCTCAAACTTCCACGCATCTGTTGTCAGTATAAGTACAGCAGTCATGCTTGTCCAGGCACTTGTGGCTCTCACAGTCTTGCAGCCTGATGGTGATCTCAAGGAAAAACTAG TTGAGGTGCTCGAGCAGTTATTGAAGAGAGAGTGGTATTCAACtggcggagagcgagagagaggctcTGTTTACAATCATCATGTGTTCTCTCTACTACAG ATATATCTAAAAGAGAGCAGCAATCCACTGGATCTTGTGGATACTATCTGTAGTGAAGCTTTGGAAGAGTTCATGGATGCAACTGGACGAGACCCTCGCTCAGAGACATACCCCACTTTGAACAA GGGTACCTTGGGCATGTACTACCGAAGCTTGCTGCTGTACCTTGTAAGTGGGACAAAGAAGGCCCTCTCTGCCCAGGGGCCTGCATCAGCTGCAAATCGTGAAGAATGCTTAAATGTGTGGAGCACAGCCATAAAGGTTTTCTGTACCCTTGTTGGAACACTAAAGAAATATGACACAAGGAATTTACTTGGACCATGTTTGAAG TATTCTCGTACATTCCTAGAGCTTTTCCTTCGAAATGCCATGCCTCTCTTGGACTCCTGCCTCCGAATGCACAATCAAGAAGTTGTTACACTCCTCAAGAACCTTCAAACATCTACAAGACTTCTTCAACATGTGTGCACTCATTCCAAG GTGAATCAAGACACAAGTTTAACTCGTTATGTCCCTCCCATGAAAAAGTCTCTAGAGATGCTTGTATATCGTGTGAAAGCCATGCTGGCCATGAACAAGTGCTCTGGTGCTTTTTGGATGGGCAATCTGAAGAATAGGGACTTGCATGGTGAAGAGCTGCTGTCACAG TCtgcaagagaagatgaagagaatgagagtgaacaagcagaaggggaaggggaggaagaagaggaagaggatgttgAAGACGACCAATCCGATGTTGAGCTTGATGAAGATGAGGACAGCAAAAGCTCGTGcaaagaagaaccagaagaggAGAGAACTGACTATAGTGTTAGCTTCTAA
- the Ufd1 gene encoding ubiquitin recognition factor in ER-associated degradation protein 1 isoform X1 yields the protein MNYRACVDLSSDLSSSEHPVQAQLIKPPWMTFARVMKTWIYKFSFNMFGEPLQPRPFNTQYRCYSVSMFPGADKQSVENGGKIIMPPSALDVLTRLNIVYPMLFKLTNRRANRNTHCGVLEFVADEGKVYIPYWMMRNLLLDEGDLIHIESVSLPVATFSKFEPQNVEFLDITNPKAVLENALRNFACLTTDDVIAINYNDRIYEMRVLEVKPGSAVSIIECDMNVEFAAPVGYQEPERMDSAAALPEDTEEEMLPEPTGFYSFQGSGNRLDGKKKNLQLPQEELLKKLPRQRGIPDYDYEIGFIKFWRKLPKVNNTENKPEEPDEFESFAGEGTSLRQAKSRK from the exons ATGAATTATAGAGCTTGTGTAGACCTCTCTAGTGATTTATCGTCAAGTGAGCATCCAGTCCAAGCTCAACTTATCAAACCACCATGGATGACATTTGCAAGAGTAATGAAGACATGGATATACAAG TTTTCCTTCAATATGTTTGGGGAGCCTTTGCAGCCCCGTCCTTTCAACACCCAATACCGATGCTATTCGGTATCCATGTTCCCTGGCGCTGACAAACAATCAGTTGAAAATGGCGGCAAAA ttataatgCCACCTTCAGCTCTGGATGTTTTGACACGTCTTAACATTGTTTACCCAATGTTATTCAAGTTAACCAACCGACGTGCCAATAGAAATACACATTGCGGTGTTTTAGAATTTGTAGCTGATGAAGGAAAGGTTTATATTCCTTATTGG ATGATGAGAAATCTGCTGCTGGATGAGGGGGATCTTATTCACATCGAGTCTGTGTCACTCCCTGTTGCTACGTTCTCCAAGTTCGAACCTCAGAATGTGGAGTTCCTTGATATCACTAATCCCAAAGCTGTTTTGGAAAATGCGCTTCGAAACTTTGCTTGTCTAACAACTGACGATGTTATTgccattaattacaatgatagaaTATATGAAATGCGAGTCCTAGAGGTCAAGCCTGGGAGTGCTGTTAGCATCATTGAATGTGATATGAATGTGGAGTTTGCTGCCCCAGTGGGCTACCAGGAGCCAGAGAGAATGGACAGTGCTGCAGCCTTACCAGAGGATACAGAAGAGGAGATGCTACCAGAACCCACAGGCTTCTACTCTTTCCAAGGCTCAGGAAACAGACTAGATGGGAAAAAGAAGAATTTGCAACTTCCTCAAGAAGAACTTCTTAAAAAATTGCCCCGTCAGCGTGGGATTccagattatgattatgaaatagGTTTTATTAAATTCTGGAGAAAGTTACCGAAAGTGAACAATACTGAAAATAAACCAGAAGAGCCTGATGAATTTGAATCTTTTGCTGGAGAGGGTACATCTCTGCGACAAGCAAAGTCTAGAaagtaa
- the Ufd1 gene encoding ubiquitin recognition factor in ER-associated degradation protein 1 isoform X2: protein MFSLLTSYSLIVLHRHFCLGFDETLCTMFSFNMFGEPLQPRPFNTQYRCYSVSMFPGADKQSVENGGKIIMPPSALDVLTRLNIVYPMLFKLTNRRANRNTHCGVLEFVADEGKVYIPYWMMRNLLLDEGDLIHIESVSLPVATFSKFEPQNVEFLDITNPKAVLENALRNFACLTTDDVIAINYNDRIYEMRVLEVKPGSAVSIIECDMNVEFAAPVGYQEPERMDSAAALPEDTEEEMLPEPTGFYSFQGSGNRLDGKKKNLQLPQEELLKKLPRQRGIPDYDYEIGFIKFWRKLPKVNNTENKPEEPDEFESFAGEGTSLRQAKSRK from the exons atgttcTCACTTCTCACTTCATATAGTCTTATTGTATTGCATCGTCACTTCTGTTTAGGGTTTGACGAAACACTCTGCACAATG TTTTCCTTCAATATGTTTGGGGAGCCTTTGCAGCCCCGTCCTTTCAACACCCAATACCGATGCTATTCGGTATCCATGTTCCCTGGCGCTGACAAACAATCAGTTGAAAATGGCGGCAAAA ttataatgCCACCTTCAGCTCTGGATGTTTTGACACGTCTTAACATTGTTTACCCAATGTTATTCAAGTTAACCAACCGACGTGCCAATAGAAATACACATTGCGGTGTTTTAGAATTTGTAGCTGATGAAGGAAAGGTTTATATTCCTTATTGG ATGATGAGAAATCTGCTGCTGGATGAGGGGGATCTTATTCACATCGAGTCTGTGTCACTCCCTGTTGCTACGTTCTCCAAGTTCGAACCTCAGAATGTGGAGTTCCTTGATATCACTAATCCCAAAGCTGTTTTGGAAAATGCGCTTCGAAACTTTGCTTGTCTAACAACTGACGATGTTATTgccattaattacaatgatagaaTATATGAAATGCGAGTCCTAGAGGTCAAGCCTGGGAGTGCTGTTAGCATCATTGAATGTGATATGAATGTGGAGTTTGCTGCCCCAGTGGGCTACCAGGAGCCAGAGAGAATGGACAGTGCTGCAGCCTTACCAGAGGATACAGAAGAGGAGATGCTACCAGAACCCACAGGCTTCTACTCTTTCCAAGGCTCAGGAAACAGACTAGATGGGAAAAAGAAGAATTTGCAACTTCCTCAAGAAGAACTTCTTAAAAAATTGCCCCGTCAGCGTGGGATTccagattatgattatgaaatagGTTTTATTAAATTCTGGAGAAAGTTACCGAAAGTGAACAATACTGAAAATAAACCAGAAGAGCCTGATGAATTTGAATCTTTTGCTGGAGAGGGTACATCTCTGCGACAAGCAAAGTCTAGAaagtaa